One segment of Arthrobacter sp. MMS18-M83 DNA contains the following:
- the prfB gene encoding peptide chain release factor 2: MAEIDFPAEIRALRSTYRSIEQVSDVEKLKEEIAELSEQAGEPNLWDDPSSAQVITSKLSHRQSELERLNRLLGRIDDLEVLVELGQDEDDDASMVEAATELDSIRKALKELEVVTLLSGEYDEREAVVTIRAGAGGVDAADFAEMLMRMYLRWAERHGYPTTVMDTSYAEEAGLKSATFEVKAPYAFGTLSVEAGTHRLVRISPFDNQGRRQTSFAAVEVIPLIEQTDSIDIPDNEIRVDVFRSSGPGGQSVNTTDSAVRLTHIPSGIVVSMQNEKSQLQNRAAAMRVLQSRLLLLKKEQEDAEKKAFAGDVKASWGDQMRSYVLNPYQMVKDLRTEHEVGNTSAVLDGDIDDFIDAGIRWRTGNRNAAE, from the coding sequence ATGGCTGAGATTGACTTTCCCGCAGAAATCCGCGCACTTCGCTCCACCTACCGCTCCATCGAACAGGTTTCCGACGTCGAGAAGCTCAAGGAAGAGATCGCAGAACTGAGCGAGCAAGCTGGTGAGCCGAACCTCTGGGACGATCCCTCGTCCGCGCAGGTGATTACGTCCAAGTTGTCACACCGGCAGTCAGAACTTGAGCGGTTGAACAGGCTGTTGGGACGCATCGACGATCTTGAAGTCCTTGTCGAGCTCGGCCAGGACGAAGACGACGACGCCTCCATGGTCGAAGCCGCTACGGAACTCGATTCAATCCGCAAGGCCCTCAAGGAACTTGAAGTGGTCACCTTGCTCTCGGGAGAGTACGACGAACGCGAAGCCGTGGTCACCATCCGTGCGGGTGCCGGCGGTGTTGATGCTGCAGATTTCGCCGAGATGCTGATGCGCATGTACCTACGCTGGGCAGAGCGCCATGGCTACCCAACCACCGTGATGGACACTTCGTATGCCGAAGAAGCGGGCCTCAAGTCAGCTACCTTCGAGGTCAAGGCGCCGTACGCGTTCGGAACGCTCAGTGTCGAAGCCGGAACGCACCGACTTGTACGCATCAGCCCCTTCGACAACCAAGGCCGGAGACAGACTTCCTTTGCCGCCGTCGAGGTGATCCCGCTCATTGAGCAGACCGACTCGATTGACATTCCCGACAATGAGATCCGCGTGGATGTCTTCCGTTCCTCCGGTCCGGGCGGACAGTCGGTCAATACTACGGACTCCGCTGTGCGCTTGACACACATTCCGAGCGGGATTGTGGTTTCCATGCAAAACGAGAAGTCCCAGCTGCAGAACCGCGCAGCTGCCATGCGCGTGCTCCAATCGCGCCTCCTCCTGCTGAAAAAGGAACAGGAAGATGCTGAGAAGAAGGCATTCGCCGGGGATGTGAAGGCGTCGTGGGGCGACCAGATGCGTTCCTACGTGCTCAATCCGTATCAGATGGTCAAGGACTTGCGCACTGAACATGAAGTGGGCAACACGTCAGCGGTGCTCGACGGCGACATCGACGACTTCATCGACGCCGGCATCCGCTGGCGCACCGGCAACCGCAACGCCGCAGAGTAG
- the ftsE gene encoding cell division ATP-binding protein FtsE — protein MIRFENVTKVYDPNARPALDAVNLEIDRGEFTFLVGASGSGKSTFLRLILKEDRATSGSVYVAGQNVANISSWRVPKLRRGIGVVFQDFRLLPQKNVFANVAFAMQVIGKSRSIIRETVPEVLKTVGLEGKERRMPHELSGGEQQRVAIARAVVNRPGILLADEPTGNLDPITSMGIMGVLDKINQNGTTVVMATHDDDIVNEMRKRVVELRNGIVVRDEARALYTSMIPVVGESRRMKDASDAEIDRAQGVQQ, from the coding sequence ATGATCCGATTTGAGAATGTCACCAAGGTCTACGACCCCAATGCCCGTCCGGCGCTGGATGCTGTCAACCTTGAGATTGACCGTGGAGAATTCACCTTCCTCGTCGGAGCTTCAGGCTCCGGTAAGTCGACGTTTCTGCGACTCATTCTGAAGGAAGACCGGGCAACATCCGGTTCGGTCTACGTCGCCGGCCAGAACGTGGCCAACATTTCAAGCTGGCGCGTCCCCAAGCTTCGCCGTGGCATCGGCGTCGTTTTCCAGGATTTCCGTTTGTTGCCCCAGAAGAACGTCTTCGCCAACGTGGCCTTCGCCATGCAGGTGATTGGCAAGAGCCGAAGCATCATCCGGGAGACAGTTCCAGAGGTGCTGAAGACTGTTGGGCTTGAAGGTAAGGAACGCCGCATGCCCCATGAGCTCTCCGGTGGTGAACAGCAGCGCGTGGCCATCGCCCGCGCCGTCGTCAATCGGCCCGGCATCCTGCTGGCGGACGAGCCTACCGGAAACCTGGACCCCATCACCTCGATGGGCATTATGGGTGTGCTCGACAAGATCAACCAGAACGGCACCACTGTGGTCATGGCGACGCACGACGACGACATTGTGAATGAGATGCGCAAGCGCGTGGTGGAGCTCCGGAACGGAATTGTGGTCCGTGACGAGGCAAGGGCCCTCTACACCTCGATGATTCCGGTCGTGGGGGAGTCCCGGCGAATGAAGGACGCCAGCGATGCGGAAATCGACCGCGCGCAGGGGGTTCAGCAGTGA
- a CDS encoding TadE family protein, with protein sequence MPFRSGGADCGSRAGACRWDEQGSAVVDFVLVGGLVTVFLLAIIQLTLVMHVRNTLMDAASSGARYGTLADRTPADARERTADLIGTALNAEFARDISTSEASVQGIRTLEVTVRAPLPVIGLIGPGPALEVRGHAAISD encoded by the coding sequence ATGCCGTTCCGCAGCGGGGGAGCTGATTGTGGGAGCCGAGCCGGTGCCTGTCGCTGGGACGAGCAGGGATCCGCCGTCGTCGATTTTGTTTTGGTCGGAGGGCTCGTGACGGTGTTCCTCCTCGCCATCATCCAGCTGACCCTCGTGATGCATGTGCGAAATACCCTGATGGATGCGGCTTCGTCCGGAGCACGCTACGGCACTCTCGCTGACAGGACGCCGGCAGATGCGCGTGAGCGCACCGCGGACCTGATCGGCACTGCCTTGAATGCTGAGTTTGCCCGGGACATCTCGACGTCTGAGGCTAGCGTCCAAGGAATCCGCACCTTGGAAGTGACGGTCCGGGCGCCTTTGCCAGTCATAGGGTTGATCGGACCGGGCCCCGCACTGGAAGTGAGGGGTCATGCCGCGATTTCCGACTGA
- a CDS encoding type II secretion system F family protein produces MTVLTAMTVFCGLVLGAGLWLIFVRAPFMRSTPFSERIEPQLRSQNLESRLLASTADIAPFGPLERILRPVFRDALHHLTRFNFGTAALDKRLAKAGSGKSALDFRAEQLLWAAAGFAMAVVAVIMGVTAGRFSPLLAVVSVLACALGGFLFRDYLLGVQIKRRESRMLAEFPSLAELMALAVGAGESASGALDRVCRTARGELAKEFALVLAATRAGTPLVEALHEFSGRTELGPLVRFVDGIVVAVERGTPLADVLRAQAADVRDSAKRELMEAAGRKEIAMMVPLVFGVLPLTVIFAVYPGLAVLNLGF; encoded by the coding sequence ATGACTGTACTGACTGCCATGACCGTGTTTTGTGGTCTTGTTCTGGGAGCCGGGCTGTGGCTCATCTTCGTTCGCGCGCCATTCATGCGCTCCACTCCCTTCTCGGAACGCATTGAACCGCAACTAAGGTCCCAAAACCTTGAGTCCCGATTGCTGGCATCAACCGCTGACATTGCGCCGTTCGGCCCTTTGGAACGCATTCTGCGGCCCGTTTTCCGGGACGCGTTGCACCACCTGACGCGGTTCAATTTCGGTACTGCCGCACTCGACAAGAGGCTGGCGAAGGCCGGCTCGGGAAAATCGGCATTGGACTTTCGGGCAGAGCAGCTGTTGTGGGCAGCGGCGGGCTTTGCCATGGCGGTTGTCGCCGTGATCATGGGGGTAACAGCGGGCCGGTTCAGCCCGCTGCTTGCGGTCGTCTCAGTCCTGGCTTGTGCGCTTGGTGGGTTCCTTTTCCGCGACTACTTGCTGGGGGTGCAGATTAAGCGAAGGGAGAGCCGGATGTTGGCGGAATTCCCCAGCCTTGCCGAACTGATGGCCCTTGCGGTCGGCGCGGGGGAGAGCGCCAGCGGTGCCCTCGACCGCGTGTGTCGTACGGCTCGCGGCGAATTGGCGAAGGAGTTTGCCTTGGTATTGGCTGCAACGCGGGCCGGCACGCCTCTGGTCGAAGCGCTGCACGAGTTTTCGGGACGAACCGAGCTCGGCCCGCTGGTCCGGTTCGTGGACGGAATTGTCGTTGCCGTCGAGCGCGGTACCCCGTTGGCCGATGTACTGCGGGCCCAGGCCGCAGACGTCCGTGATTCAGCCAAACGCGAGCTGATGGAAGCGGCAGGCCGGAAGGAGATCGCCATGATGGTGCCGCTTGTTTTCGGCGTCCTGCCCCTCACCGTGATCTTCGCCGTATATCCGGGTCTAGCCGTGCTGAATCTTGGCTTCTAA
- a CDS encoding type II secretion system F family protein, which translates to MAPLLGVLCGLGVFLIWWSAWEQQPAVKESKPKRLETLLLTAGIEKVSVRGFIASCVGLGLFTVLMIFIMTASLSIAACFGLFGAWLPLAIVSWRARKRTAMLRELWPDVVDHLRSAIRAGLSLPEALVQLADKGPEELRQLFREFGADYRSGGHFDSALGKLKERLADPVADRIIEALRLTREVGGSDLGRLLGTLAEFLRESARTRSELEARQSWTINGARLAVAAPWIVLMLLASRPEAVDAYNSAAGASVLGGGLLVSGLCYWGMLRIGALPEDERVLR; encoded by the coding sequence ATGGCGCCGCTGTTGGGTGTTCTATGTGGGCTGGGTGTATTTCTCATCTGGTGGTCCGCCTGGGAGCAACAGCCTGCCGTCAAGGAGTCTAAACCGAAACGCCTTGAGACCTTGCTGCTCACCGCCGGGATCGAAAAAGTGAGCGTCAGGGGATTCATCGCGTCTTGTGTGGGATTGGGTCTTTTCACCGTGTTGATGATCTTCATCATGACAGCCTCCCTTTCGATCGCGGCATGCTTCGGCCTGTTCGGCGCCTGGCTTCCTTTGGCCATTGTCAGCTGGCGGGCGCGCAAACGGACAGCGATGCTCCGGGAGCTGTGGCCAGACGTGGTTGACCACCTGCGCTCGGCGATCCGAGCGGGACTTTCGCTGCCCGAGGCTCTGGTCCAGCTTGCTGACAAAGGGCCCGAGGAATTGCGGCAGCTCTTCAGGGAATTCGGCGCGGATTACCGTTCCGGTGGCCATTTCGATTCCGCACTGGGCAAGCTGAAAGAGCGCCTGGCCGATCCCGTTGCCGACCGGATCATCGAAGCGCTCAGACTGACCCGAGAAGTGGGCGGCTCCGATCTTGGCCGACTTCTGGGAACTCTCGCCGAATTCCTTCGTGAGAGCGCCCGGACCAGAAGTGAGCTTGAGGCGCGACAATCATGGACTATCAACGGAGCGCGACTGGCGGTTGCCGCTCCTTGGATCGTCCTTATGCTGCTGGCTAGCAGGCCGGAAGCTGTTGATGCTTACAATTCCGCGGCAGGAGCCAGCGTGCTGGGAGGCGGACTCTTGGTCTCGGGGCTCTGCTACTGGGGAATGCTCCGGATCGGCGCCCTTCCCGAGGACGAAAGAGTGCTGCGATGA
- a CDS encoding CpaF family protein, with product MDALRIVEDEVRELIRRRGLDPLSQTVEVHRLVEAAVSDYDERALLGPLPPLGHPDTARKYVFDAVAGFGPLQPLLDDPTIEEIWLNAPNEIYVARNGESELTSVSLSAQQVRDLVERMLKSSGRRLDLSSPFVDAALPDGSRLHVVIPDVTRRNWAVNIRKFVVKASRLEHLVELGTLTPQSARFLGAAVASGLNILVSGATQAGKTTMLNCLAANIGSRERVITVEEIFELQLPLRDVVGLQCRQPNLEGHGEIPLRRLVKEALRMRPDRLVVGEVREAESLDMLIALNSGLPGMCTVHANSAHDAVTKICTLPLLAGDNISSAFVVPTVASCIDLVVHCSRHADGRRQVTEVLSLGRRVENGIIESSTVFAMQDGRLQPKTHSMPAAEKFARAGFDVATLLEHY from the coding sequence ATGGATGCTTTGCGCATCGTCGAGGATGAAGTCCGCGAGCTGATTCGACGGCGTGGACTAGACCCCTTGAGCCAAACAGTCGAAGTACACCGGCTCGTCGAGGCCGCCGTGAGTGACTACGACGAGCGGGCCCTTCTTGGCCCTTTGCCTCCCCTGGGACATCCGGACACAGCGCGCAAGTACGTGTTCGACGCCGTTGCAGGCTTCGGCCCACTCCAGCCGCTTCTGGACGACCCAACTATCGAGGAGATCTGGCTCAACGCGCCGAACGAGATCTACGTTGCCCGGAATGGCGAATCCGAACTCACGTCGGTTAGCCTCAGTGCGCAACAGGTCCGCGACCTCGTAGAGCGGATGCTTAAAAGTTCAGGGCGCCGGCTGGACCTCTCTTCACCGTTTGTTGATGCCGCCCTGCCTGACGGTTCGCGGCTCCACGTCGTCATTCCCGATGTGACTCGCCGGAATTGGGCTGTGAACATCCGCAAATTCGTGGTCAAGGCGAGCCGGCTCGAACATCTGGTGGAACTGGGCACATTGACGCCACAATCAGCCAGATTCTTGGGAGCTGCGGTGGCCAGCGGGCTCAACATCCTCGTTTCGGGAGCCACACAAGCTGGAAAGACGACCATGCTCAATTGCCTGGCTGCCAACATCGGCTCCCGGGAGCGGGTCATCACTGTCGAAGAGATCTTTGAACTCCAACTCCCGCTACGTGACGTCGTCGGCCTGCAGTGCCGCCAGCCGAACCTCGAGGGTCACGGCGAAATTCCTCTGCGCCGACTCGTCAAAGAGGCTCTGCGCATGCGGCCGGACCGTCTCGTGGTGGGCGAAGTCCGCGAAGCCGAAAGCCTGGACATGCTCATTGCCTTGAACTCGGGGCTTCCTGGTATGTGTACCGTTCACGCCAACTCTGCCCACGATGCCGTGACCAAGATTTGCACATTGCCGCTGCTGGCCGGTGACAACATTTCGAGTGCCTTCGTTGTTCCAACAGTGGCGTCCTGCATCGACCTCGTGGTCCATTGCAGCCGCCACGCGGACGGACGCCGGCAAGTCACCGAAGTCCTTTCGCTGGGCCGACGCGTGGAAAACGGCATTATTGAGTCGTCCACGGTATTCGCGATGCAGGATGGCCGCCTTCAACCCAAGACGCATTCCATGCCCGCTGCGGAGAAATTCGCCCGGGCAGGCTTTGATGTTGCGACGCTCTTGGAGCACTACTGA
- the smpB gene encoding SsrA-binding protein SmpB, producing the protein MPKESGRKVVATNRKARHDYHILDTYEAGIALMGTEVKSLREGHASMVDGFCTFYNDELWMEGIHIPEYNQGSWTNHAARRRRKLLLHREELNKISGKIRETGLTVVPLQLYFLDGRAKVEIALARGKKDYDKRQTLREQQDKRESLRELRERNRR; encoded by the coding sequence GTGCCCAAGGAAAGTGGCCGTAAGGTAGTGGCCACCAATCGGAAGGCCCGGCATGACTACCACATATTGGATACTTATGAGGCCGGAATTGCCCTCATGGGAACTGAAGTGAAGTCCCTGCGTGAGGGTCATGCCTCCATGGTTGACGGCTTCTGCACCTTCTACAACGACGAGTTGTGGATGGAGGGCATCCACATCCCTGAGTACAACCAAGGGAGCTGGACCAACCATGCCGCCCGCCGCCGTCGTAAGCTGCTGCTTCACCGCGAGGAACTCAACAAGATTTCCGGCAAGATCCGCGAGACCGGCCTGACGGTAGTGCCGCTCCAGCTGTACTTCCTTGACGGACGCGCCAAAGTCGAGATCGCCCTCGCTCGAGGCAAGAAGGACTATGACAAGCGGCAGACGCTGCGTGAGCAGCAGGATAAGCGCGAATCACTGCGCGAACTCCGCGAGCGGAACCGCCGCTAG
- a CDS encoding M23 family metallopeptidase, which produces MVGGRAKVAGSVLAIALAASLGTAPLARADNLDDQQAALNAESARVQQSLEFVDANIAKAAGDLVIYQGRLPGAQQALLEAQGRVASAVKEAEALAARVDLAQQSKAKITEQLENDKQKITDTKKLIGQIAAQAYKSGGVPTNVALLFGSNDGGNLTETMDLANQAMRSQNATMTKLTQQSATNVNSQARLAAVEQEIRDLKAKADAALEREKAARDDAAAKKAEVDKLISDTTRLNSQLQAAKPGIQTQLQQVKSMQDAVAAEISERDRKLREAWLAEQQRLAAAAAAAAQAQGQAPQPYVPPVSNPRSGFGLIHPVPGNIPITSGFGWRATPPGTIDFYGQGGYMHTGIDFGAPCGTPVYAAAAGTVFSAGWGNDGGGNRVKISHGVINGDSLTTIYYHNTSVVVSSGQQVSQGQLIAYSGTTGNSTGCHVHFETWVNGQATDPMNLL; this is translated from the coding sequence ATGGTTGGCGGCCGTGCGAAGGTTGCCGGCTCTGTGCTGGCCATTGCACTGGCCGCGAGCTTGGGCACCGCACCCCTGGCACGCGCGGATAACCTCGATGACCAGCAGGCGGCCCTGAACGCGGAATCGGCGCGAGTACAACAATCCTTGGAGTTTGTTGACGCGAACATTGCCAAGGCGGCTGGGGACCTCGTGATCTACCAGGGCCGGCTCCCCGGAGCGCAACAGGCACTTCTCGAAGCGCAGGGCAGGGTCGCTTCTGCGGTGAAGGAAGCTGAAGCTCTCGCAGCGCGTGTCGATTTGGCGCAGCAGAGCAAGGCCAAGATCACCGAGCAGTTGGAAAACGACAAGCAAAAGATCACGGACACCAAGAAACTCATCGGCCAGATCGCGGCCCAAGCGTACAAGTCCGGCGGCGTGCCCACAAACGTTGCCTTGCTGTTCGGATCGAACGACGGCGGGAACCTCACCGAAACCATGGATCTCGCCAACCAGGCGATGCGCAGCCAAAACGCCACGATGACCAAGTTGACCCAGCAGAGTGCGACCAACGTGAACTCGCAGGCCAGGCTTGCCGCCGTCGAACAGGAAATTCGCGATCTCAAGGCGAAGGCTGATGCCGCACTGGAGCGTGAAAAGGCAGCTCGTGACGATGCAGCAGCCAAGAAGGCCGAGGTGGACAAGCTCATTTCCGACACCACCCGCCTCAATAGCCAACTTCAAGCGGCCAAGCCCGGGATTCAGACTCAACTGCAGCAAGTCAAGTCGATGCAGGACGCCGTCGCGGCCGAGATCTCCGAGCGGGACCGCAAGCTGCGTGAAGCGTGGCTTGCCGAGCAACAGCGGCTCGCCGCAGCCGCGGCCGCTGCCGCCCAGGCCCAAGGCCAGGCACCGCAACCGTACGTCCCACCAGTGAGCAATCCTCGCTCCGGCTTTGGGCTGATCCACCCGGTTCCCGGGAACATCCCCATCACCTCGGGATTCGGATGGCGCGCGACGCCGCCTGGAACCATTGATTTCTACGGCCAGGGCGGCTACATGCACACCGGCATCGACTTCGGTGCGCCTTGCGGCACCCCAGTGTATGCGGCCGCGGCCGGCACGGTCTTTTCGGCTGGCTGGGGCAATGACGGCGGTGGCAACCGGGTCAAGATTTCGCACGGGGTCATCAACGGCGACTCCCTGACCACTATCTACTACCACAACACCAGCGTGGTGGTTTCTTCCGGGCAGCAGGTGAGCCAAGGACAGCTCATCGCCTACTCGGGTACAACGGGTAACTCCACTGGTTGCCATGTGCATTTTGAAACGTGGGTGAATGGTCAGGCTACAGATCCCATGAACCTTCTGTAG
- a CDS encoding pilus assembly protein TadG-related protein — MTDVASAADALGSRGEGRESGQMIVLTIGYVVVALLLATVVAAASAVYIEHKKLLSLADGASVAAADSYSLGQVGGAEKPSAVLSSERVRSVTESYLSQNSAYSRFDQLAVGLDTGSPDRATAEVVLRAVAHPPVVSFLLAEGVPIEARSTARSRLTR, encoded by the coding sequence ATGACGGACGTTGCTTCGGCCGCAGACGCGCTGGGGTCCCGCGGCGAGGGCAGGGAGAGCGGCCAAATGATTGTCTTGACCATCGGCTATGTGGTGGTCGCATTGTTGCTGGCAACGGTCGTTGCCGCGGCTTCTGCGGTGTACATAGAACACAAGAAGCTTCTCTCCCTGGCGGACGGAGCGTCGGTAGCAGCCGCAGACAGCTATTCGCTTGGCCAAGTAGGCGGTGCTGAAAAGCCCTCGGCCGTCCTCAGCAGCGAGAGGGTCCGCAGCGTTACGGAGTCGTACCTGAGCCAAAACAGTGCCTATTCACGGTTCGATCAACTTGCCGTCGGACTGGACACGGGAAGTCCGGACAGAGCCACGGCTGAGGTGGTGCTCAGGGCGGTTGCCCATCCGCCCGTAGTCAGTTTCCTACTGGCCGAAGGCGTTCCGATCGAAGCCCGATCCACCGCGCGTTCCCGACTGACCCGCTAA
- the ftsX gene encoding permease-like cell division protein FtsX encodes MRLAFILGEIGSGLRRNLSMVISVVLVTFVSLTFVGAAGMLQMQINQMKGYWYDKVQVAIFLCNDSSTATGCASGAVTKEQQGNLAKMLDSPAVKQYISDYQFESQAEAFKHFKEQFSNSPIVDSVTQDQLPASFRINMKNPEKYQIISETFSSQAGVETVSDQRQVLERIFEWMNGASVAAMVVAGIMIFCAVLLITTTIRLSAFSRRRETGIMRLVGASKTVIQLPFILEGVIAAVVGAVLASGTLWLVAQFWLNGDLSKQFLNTPFISSAQVLVIAPVLIALGGGLAGISSLLTLRRYLKV; translated from the coding sequence GTGAGGCTCGCATTTATCCTGGGCGAGATCGGCAGCGGCCTGCGCCGGAACCTGTCCATGGTGATTTCCGTTGTCTTGGTGACTTTTGTGTCCCTGACGTTTGTTGGCGCGGCCGGCATGCTGCAGATGCAAATCAATCAGATGAAGGGCTACTGGTACGACAAAGTCCAGGTCGCCATCTTCCTCTGCAACGACTCTTCGACGGCGACTGGCTGTGCTTCGGGCGCAGTGACCAAGGAACAGCAGGGCAACCTGGCCAAGATGCTCGACTCGCCTGCCGTCAAGCAATACATCAGCGACTACCAATTTGAGTCCCAGGCTGAGGCGTTCAAGCACTTCAAGGAACAGTTCTCCAACTCTCCGATTGTTGACTCGGTAACCCAGGATCAGCTTCCAGCATCTTTCCGAATCAATATGAAGAACCCTGAGAAGTACCAGATCATCAGCGAAACATTCTCCTCCCAAGCCGGCGTAGAGACCGTGAGCGATCAGCGTCAGGTCCTGGAACGGATCTTTGAGTGGATGAATGGCGCATCTGTTGCGGCAATGGTGGTCGCAGGAATCATGATCTTCTGCGCTGTCCTGCTAATAACCACAACCATCCGATTGTCCGCGTTCAGCAGGCGACGGGAGACAGGCATCATGCGGCTCGTTGGAGCATCGAAAACCGTCATCCAACTGCCGTTCATACTTGAAGGTGTCATTGCCGCCGTCGTCGGGGCCGTGCTGGCCTCCGGCACACTGTGGCTGGTGGCCCAATTCTGGCTCAACGGAGACTTGTCGAAACAGTTCCTGAATACTCCCTTTATTTCCTCGGCCCAGGTACTCGTGATAGCGCCGGTCCTGATAGCGTTGGGCGGCGGCCTTGCGGGGATATCTTCCCTCCTGACCCTTCGCCGATACCTCAAGGTGTAG